From a single Maniola hyperantus chromosome 3, iAphHyp1.2, whole genome shotgun sequence genomic region:
- the TwdlE gene encoding uncharacterized protein TwdlE isoform X1 produces the protein MAACVLARPEPPSSYGPPSTSYGVPAPQYGPPQQPIVHKHVYVHVPPPDNEPPALRKPIYVPPPQKHYKIVFIKAPNPPTPIAPVIPVQPQNEEKTLVYVLVKKPEDQPDIVIPTPAPTQPSKPEVYFIRYKTQKQEGYPDASPPAQQYGPPASAPSSEYGAP, from the exons ATGGCAGCGTGCGTTCTCGCACGGCCAGAGCCGCCTTCTTCATACGGGCCACCTTCGACTTCATACGGAGTTCCTGCACCTCAGTATGGACCACCTCAGCAGCCAATCGTTCATAAACATGTATACGTTCATGTGCCGCCGCCGGACAACGAGCCGCCCGCCCTTCGCAAGCCTATCTACGTCCCACCGCCCCAAAAGCACTATAAGATTGTATTTATTAAGGCACCCAATCCACCTACCCCGATCGCTCCGGTGATTCCAGTGCAACCTCAGAACGAAGAAAAGACACTGGTGTATGTGTTAGTTAAGAAGCCTGAAGACCAACCCGATATTGTTATCCCGACCCCCGCACCGACGCAGCCGTCTAAACCAGAGGTCTACTTCATCAGATACAAGACGCAG AAACAAGAGGGATACCCTGATGCATCTCCGCCCGCGCAACAGTATGGACCACCAGCTTCTGCTCCCTCTTCGGAGTATGGTGCACCCTAA
- the NP15.6 gene encoding NADH dehydrogenase [ubiquinone] 1 beta subcomplex subunit 11, mitochondrial, whose product MAALMKLRNMSIIQRTVWNHLSKTRRSISTSEKNSDTATQTTISECPSEDKNWVSYGFDYTSKEEDTSAHHSSFFFTVSLCLVFGSFAWAYAPDVHMRDWAQREAYLELHRREKAGLKPIDPNYIDPKSVKLPSEDELCDVEIII is encoded by the coding sequence ATGGCTGCCCTAATGAAACTTCGCAACATGTCTATTATTCAAAGAACTGTTTGGAACCACTTATCCAAGACGAGACGCAGCATTTCGACTTCGGAGAAGAACAGCGACACAGCAACACAAACGACGATTAGCGAATGTCCATCAGAAGATAAAAATTGGGTCAGCTATGGATTTGATTACACGAGCAAGGAAGAAGACACAAGCGCTCATCACTCGTCGTTTTTTTTTACAGTCAGTTTGTGCCTAGTATTTGGTAGTTTTGCTTGGGCCTACGCTCCGGATGTCCATATGAGAGACTGGGCTCAAAGAGAGGCTTATTTAGAACTGCATCGTCGAGAAAAAGCTGGTCTTAAACCGATTGATCCTAACTATATTGATCCTAAGTCTGTGAAGCTGCCATCTGAGGACGAACTGTGTGATGTTGAAATTAtcatttaa
- the LOC117996312 gene encoding uncharacterized protein: MSLSIGVETKIDAEPCVVAWNNKLFIGTDTGSIFSFESNLSPGASWKAHDVQLFALSANDGKVYSASNDGGIRIWTSEGDKISELPAPDADIESIHVHGKYVYAGDEGGNIYVFENNNLIAKYNVLEEVKDIAISPPFMFTARDLNVTVTEIKPEESKSRFATRHVMEGRAPLRISGSRLVVTARGGNNIQLHDMDVATNFKKLDEVKVSDMIITSMSLRDSVVWTGGWDGCAKRWKIHGDKLQPAGEINLGACINALVAVNGDNAYALLTGGKIIYINTA; encoded by the exons ATGTCTTTATCCATTGGAGTGGAGACAAAAATCGACGCAGAACCATGTGTTGTGGCTTGGAATAACAAACTATTCATCGGTACAGACACCGGCTCGATATTT TCTTTCGAATCAAATCTTTCGCCGGGGGCTTCGTGGAAGGCGCATGATGTGCAATTGTTTGCTTTGTCGGCAAACGATggaaaagtttattcagcttcAAATGACGGCGGAATAAGAATATGGACCTCTGAAGGAGACAAAATATCAGAGTTGCCGGCTCCTGACGCTGATATAGAATCGATACACGTACATGGAAAATATGTGTACGCTGGTGATGAAGGAGGAAAC ATCTATGTATTTGAAAACAACAATTTAATAGCTAAATACAACGTTCTAGAAGAAGTGAAAGATATTGCAATAAGTCCACCGTTTATGTTTACTGCGCGTGATCTTAACGTGACTGTAACAGAAATTAAGCCTG AAGAATCAAAAAGTCGTTTTGCAACCCGACATGTTATGGAAGGAAGAGCGCCTTTGAGAATATCTGGATCGCGTCTAGTTGTCACAGCTAGGGGTGGCAATAACATTCAGTTACACGACATGGATGTGGcaactaattttaaaaaattggatGAAGTGAAG GTTAGTGACATGATAATAACAAGCATGTCACTGAGGGACAGTGTCGTGTGGACTGGAGGTTGGGATGGCTGCGCAAAGAGATGGAAAATCCACGGAGATAAACTACAACCAGCTGGAGAAATAAACCTAGGGGCCTGCATTAATGCTCTCGTGGCTGTCAATGGAGATAATGCTTATGCCCTTTTGACGGGTggtaaaattatttacataaatacagCTTAG
- the TwdlE gene encoding uncharacterized protein TwdlE isoform X2 — protein MCDKTVLKSLILAAMAACVLARPEPPSSYGPPSTSYGVPAPQYGPPQQPIVHKHVYVHVPPPDNEPPALRKPIYVPPPQKHYKIVFIKAPNPPTPIAPVIPVQPQNEEKTLVYVLVKKPEDQPDIVIPTPAPTQPSKPEVYFIRYKTQKQEGYPDASPPAQQYGPPASAPSSEYGAP, from the exons ATGTGTGACAAAACG GTattgaaatcattaattttggCGGCGATGGCAGCGTGCGTTCTCGCACGGCCAGAGCCGCCTTCTTCATACGGGCCACCTTCGACTTCATACGGAGTTCCTGCACCTCAGTATGGACCACCTCAGCAGCCAATCGTTCATAAACATGTATACGTTCATGTGCCGCCGCCGGACAACGAGCCGCCCGCCCTTCGCAAGCCTATCTACGTCCCACCGCCCCAAAAGCACTATAAGATTGTATTTATTAAGGCACCCAATCCACCTACCCCGATCGCTCCGGTGATTCCAGTGCAACCTCAGAACGAAGAAAAGACACTGGTGTATGTGTTAGTTAAGAAGCCTGAAGACCAACCCGATATTGTTATCCCGACCCCCGCACCGACGCAGCCGTCTAAACCAGAGGTCTACTTCATCAGATACAAGACGCAG AAACAAGAGGGATACCCTGATGCATCTCCGCCCGCGCAACAGTATGGACCACCAGCTTCTGCTCCCTCTTCGGAGTATGGTGCACCCTAA